One window of Candidatus Abyssobacteria bacterium SURF_5 genomic DNA carries:
- a CDS encoding phosphate-starvation-inducible E-like protein, translating into MRVPLSVEETVKSFLSWFEHAVVFALLAMMVFVVFLTTIELGVVLVQEMIRPPFLLLNIEEMLTVFGFFLMVLIGVELMETIKIYLDRRTVHVDVIIMVAVIAMARKVIILDLKEMDAGSLFGVAAIILALALGFYAIRKVPPRQDE; encoded by the coding sequence ATGCGCGTGCCTTTATCCGTGGAGGAAACGGTGAAATCTTTCCTGAGCTGGTTCGAACATGCTGTCGTCTTTGCGCTGCTGGCAATGATGGTGTTCGTCGTCTTCCTGACGACGATCGAGTTGGGCGTCGTCCTCGTTCAAGAAATGATCAGGCCGCCCTTTCTGCTGCTTAATATCGAAGAAATGCTCACCGTGTTCGGCTTTTTCCTGATGGTGCTGATTGGCGTCGAGCTTATGGAAACCATCAAGATATATCTCGACCGGAGAACGGTCCACGTAGATGTAATCATTATGGTCGCAGTCATCGCCATGGCGCGAAAAGTCATCATCCTGGACCTGAAGGAAATGGACGCCGGCTCGTTGTTCGGCGTCGCGGCGATCATCCTTGCACTGGCGCTTGGCTTCTATGCCATACGAAAGGTGCCGCCGAGGCAAGATGAGTAG
- a CDS encoding aminopeptidase P family protein, whose product MKAGVKWPTFAYEEYCGRIERAKQCLEKHDLDAMLLFSPTNWWYYAGFRDAAQMHNDVWRSCLIVCRERDPIAVVHAAFQWCIATMSYVEDVRVWSESDHFMVQMFPNSFYELFFGTIEELGLANKTLGIETGPDIETYLSFDEYEMIKQRLNQARIVSADKAIWDQRMIKTPFEQALIREGSRRACECVRGAYETIRPGVNELDVHRAFWRKAVELDMIEAPYHGTWLCFSSNKDEVMGVDRWITGPVDRIIQEGDQGLCDCGPTYKGYQLDFQRTFYVGEPPLDMVRYHDIATEAHLETVAMMKPGVRMCDLFQKSLDALKKRDYEHPHIISFIGHQEGLSNHEPPWVTAAEETPLQPGMVVAIEIGAFDPNREYFGGMPEDIILITENGHENLTASLSHKLWVAK is encoded by the coding sequence GCCTCGAAAAGCATGACCTGGACGCCATGCTGCTGTTCTCGCCGACGAACTGGTGGTATTACGCCGGCTTCCGGGACGCGGCGCAGATGCACAACGACGTATGGCGCAGTTGTCTGATCGTGTGCCGCGAGCGTGATCCCATTGCGGTGGTCCACGCCGCATTCCAGTGGTGTATCGCCACGATGTCCTACGTCGAAGACGTCCGCGTGTGGAGCGAGTCGGACCACTTCATGGTCCAAATGTTTCCGAACTCATTCTATGAACTTTTCTTCGGCACGATCGAAGAGCTGGGGCTGGCAAATAAGACCCTTGGCATCGAGACCGGGCCCGACATCGAGACGTATCTCTCCTTTGATGAGTATGAGATGATCAAACAGAGGCTGAACCAGGCTCGAATAGTCAGCGCCGACAAGGCCATCTGGGATCAGCGCATGATAAAGACGCCGTTCGAGCAGGCCCTGATACGCGAGGGCTCGCGCCGCGCCTGCGAGTGCGTGCGCGGCGCATACGAGACCATCAGGCCCGGCGTGAACGAGCTTGATGTCCATCGCGCCTTCTGGAGGAAAGCCGTCGAGCTGGACATGATAGAAGCCCCGTACCACGGGACGTGGCTGTGTTTCTCGAGCAACAAGGACGAGGTAATGGGGGTTGACCGCTGGATAACGGGGCCCGTCGACCGGATCATTCAGGAGGGCGATCAAGGACTGTGCGACTGCGGGCCGACATACAAAGGCTATCAGCTTGATTTTCAGAGAACCTTCTATGTGGGCGAGCCGCCCCTGGACATGGTGCGTTACCATGATATCGCGACAGAAGCGCATCTGGAAACCGTCGCCATGATGAAGCCGGGAGTCCGCATGTGCGACTTATTCCAGAAATCACTCGATGCGCTCAAAAAGCGGGATTATGAGCACCCGCACATCATCTCATTCATCGGACATCAGGAAGGCCTCTCGAATCACGAGCCGCCGTGGGTGACGGCGGCTGAGGAAACGCCGCTCCAGCCGGGAATGGTAGTAGCCATCGAGATAGGCGCCTTCGATCCGAACCGGGAATACTTCGGCGGAATGCCGGAAGACATCATTCTCATTACCGAAAACGGACACGAAAACCTTACGGCATCCTTATCGCATAAGCTGTGGGTTGCGAAGTAA